The following proteins are co-located in the Patagioenas fasciata isolate bPatFas1 chromosome 33, bPatFas1.hap1, whole genome shotgun sequence genome:
- the B9D2 gene encoding B9 domain-containing protein 2 isoform X2, which produces MAAHGPVPQPYTKMAAGVRPCCSCVPKAPALAGGGARGGAGRKRALPRQPAPEVRAARPVARRRAARGRAMAELHLIGQIVGGSGFEQRRLFCTWGLRAGGAWKLLSGPLSGQTQVDDPQAGDVAFWCHPLDVHLATKGLQGWPQLHVQVWHQDGFGRAAVLGYGCCPVPAAPGCHALSCVTWRPRGSWRQRLRRRLLGGGPQLRVPPEAAERFRLRTEAAGTVHLQLGVLLRHFGRFSVQC; this is translated from the exons ATGGCGGCTCACGGGCCTGTCCCGCAGCCGTACACCAAGATGGCCGCTGGAGTACGGCCATGTTgctcctgtgtccccaaggcgcCTGCGCTGGCAGGGGGCGGGGCTCGCGGCGGCGCTGGGCGGAAGCGCGCGTTGCCGCGGCAACCGGCGCCGGAAGTGCGGGCGGCCCGTCCAGTTGCGCGGCGTCGAGCAGCGCGGG GCCGCGCCATGGCCGAGCTTCACCTCATCGGGCAGATCGTGGGCGGCAGCGGCTTCGAGCAGCGGCGGCTGTTCTGCACGTGGGGGCTGCGCGCGG GAGGCGCCTGGAAGCTGCTGTCGGGGCCGCTCTCGGGGCAGACGCAGGTGGACGACCCCCAGGCGGGGGATGTGGCCTTTTGGTGTCACCCGCTCGACGTGCACTTGGCCACCAAGGGCCTGCAAG ggtggccGCAGCTGCACGTGCAGGTGTGGCACCAGGACGGGTTCGGCCGCGCCGCGGTGCTGGGCTACGGGTGCTGCCCggtccccgccgcccccgggTGCCACGCGCTGTCCTGCGTCACCTGGCGCCCGCGGGGGTCGTGGCGCCAGCGGCTGCGCCGGCGGctgctgggggggggtccccagctgcGCGTCCCCCCCGAGGCCGCCGAGCGGTTCCGGCTGCGCACCGAGGCCGCGGGCACCgtgcacctgcagctgggggtgctgctgcggCACTTCGGCCGCTTCAGCGTCCAGTGCTGA
- the B9D2 gene encoding B9 domain-containing protein 2 isoform X1: MAAHGPVPQPYTKMAAGVRPCCSCVPKAPALAGGGARGGAGRKRALPRQPAPEVRAARPVARRRAARGVNWGRAMAELHLIGQIVGGSGFEQRRLFCTWGLRAGGAWKLLSGPLSGQTQVDDPQAGDVAFWCHPLDVHLATKGLQGWPQLHVQVWHQDGFGRAAVLGYGCCPVPAAPGCHALSCVTWRPRGSWRQRLRRRLLGGGPQLRVPPEAAERFRLRTEAAGTVHLQLGVLLRHFGRFSVQC, translated from the exons ATGGCGGCTCACGGGCCTGTCCCGCAGCCGTACACCAAGATGGCCGCTGGAGTACGGCCATGTTgctcctgtgtccccaaggcgcCTGCGCTGGCAGGGGGCGGGGCTCGCGGCGGCGCTGGGCGGAAGCGCGCGTTGCCGCGGCAACCGGCGCCGGAAGTGCGGGCGGCCCGTCCAGTTGCGCGGCGTCGAGCAGCGCGGGGTGTGAATTGGG GCCGCGCCATGGCCGAGCTTCACCTCATCGGGCAGATCGTGGGCGGCAGCGGCTTCGAGCAGCGGCGGCTGTTCTGCACGTGGGGGCTGCGCGCGG GAGGCGCCTGGAAGCTGCTGTCGGGGCCGCTCTCGGGGCAGACGCAGGTGGACGACCCCCAGGCGGGGGATGTGGCCTTTTGGTGTCACCCGCTCGACGTGCACTTGGCCACCAAGGGCCTGCAAG ggtggccGCAGCTGCACGTGCAGGTGTGGCACCAGGACGGGTTCGGCCGCGCCGCGGTGCTGGGCTACGGGTGCTGCCCggtccccgccgcccccgggTGCCACGCGCTGTCCTGCGTCACCTGGCGCCCGCGGGGGTCGTGGCGCCAGCGGCTGCGCCGGCGGctgctgggggggggtccccagctgcGCGTCCCCCCCGAGGCCGCCGAGCGGTTCCGGCTGCGCACCGAGGCCGCGGGCACCgtgcacctgcagctgggggtgctgctgcggCACTTCGGCCGCTTCAGCGTCCAGTGCTGA
- the EXOSC5 gene encoding exosome complex component RRP46, protein MAAAMAAAMAADGACSLRPFSCEQALLSRPDGSAAFVQGATSVLAGLYGPAEVKGSRELPDRAALEVLLRPKVGLPGVLERSREQLLRGTCEAVVLGGLHPRSTITLVLQVLSDGGSLLSCCLNAACLALLDSGVPLSTLFCGVTCALGPDGTLVLDPTTRQEQEARAVLTFAIASVERKVLAASSRGSCSAEEVQRCLAAAQRAADSVFGFYRDCVRRKYSKS, encoded by the exons ATGGCGGCGGCGATGGCGGCGGCGATGGCGGCGGACGGTGCGTGCAGCCTGCGGCCGTTCTCCTGCGAGCAGGCGCTGCTGTCGCGGCCCGACGGCTCCGCCGCCTTCGTGCAGG GCGCCACGTCGGTGCTGGCCGGGCTGTACGGCCCCGCGGAGGTGAAGGGCAGCCGGGAGCTCCCGGACCGGGCGGCGCTCGAGGTGCTGCTGCGGCCCAAGGTGGGGCTGCCAG GGGTGCTGGAGCGCAGCCGGGAGCAGCTGCTGCGCGGGACGTGCGAGGCcgtggtgctgggggggctgcaccCCCGCTCCACCATCACGCTGGTGCTGCAGGTGCTGAGTGACGGCGGCTCC CTGCTCTCGTGCTGCCTCAACGCCGCCTGCCTGGCGCTGCTGGACTCGGGGGTCCCGCTCTCCACGCTGTTCTGCGGCGTCACCTGCGCCCTCGGCCCCGACGGGACCCTGGTCCTGGACCCCACAACGCGGCAGGAGCAG GAGGCCCGCGCCGTGCTCACGTTCGCCATCGCCAGCGTGGAGCGCAAGGTGCTGGCGGCGTCCAGCAGGGGCAGCTGCTCCGCGGAGGAG GTGCAGCGGTGCCTGGCGGCCGCCCAGCGCGCCGCGGACTCCGTCTTCGGCTTCTACCGCGACTGCGTCAGGCGGAAATactccaaatcctga
- the TGFB1 gene encoding transforming growth factor beta-1 proprotein: MQRRRGARRGALCAVLCAALCAAGALSTCRSLDLEAARRKRIEAVRGQILSKLRLPEPPPGDGAPRALPEDVRALYNSTCERLRQRQRLRAPPDPDDYYAKELHHFDMEPPGDGPLSRWLPTARSVFFVFNASRVRAQVGPRALLHRAELRMLRQRGARGAPEQRLELYQGFGNASWRYLQGRAVQVTAEDEWLWFDVTESVQQWLSDSEPFGVFKLSVHCPCDEGPEDMRVTFEGFDRQRGDLQGLSRRRGRVPHVLAMALPPERANQLHSDRRRRALDADFCFGSDERSCCVRPLYIDFRRDLHWKWIHEPHGYMANVCLGPCPFLWSADTQHSKVLALYTQHNPGGAAAPCCVPQALDPLPIVYYVGRRARVEQLSDMVVRACKCS; the protein is encoded by the exons ATgcagcggcggcgcggggcgcggcgcggggcgCTGTGCGCGGTGCTGTGCGCGGCGCTGTGCGCGGCGGGCGCGCTGTCCACGTGCCGCTCGCTGGACCTGGAGGCGGCGCGGCGCAAACGCATCGAGGCGGTGCGGGGCCAGATCCTGAGCAAGCTGCGGCTGCCCGAGCCCCCCCCGGGCGACGGGGCCCCCCGCGCGCTGCCCGAGGACGTGCGGGCGCTCTACAACAGCACCTGCGAGCGCCTGCGCCAGCGCCAGCGCCTGCGCGCCCCCCCGGACCCCGACGACTACTACGCCAAGGAGCTGCACCACTTCGACATGGAGCCCCCCGGCGACG GGCCGCTGTCCCGCTGGCTGCCCACGGCGCGCAGCGTGTTCTTCGTGTTCAACGCGTCGCGCGTGCGGGCGCAGGTGGGGCCCCGCGCGCTGCTGCACCGCGCCGAGCTCCGCATGCTGCGCCAGCGCGGCGCCCGCGGCGCCCCCGAGCAGCGGCTCGAGCTCTACCAG GGCTTCGGGAACGCGTCGTGGCGCTACCTGCAGGGCCGCGCGGTGCAGGTGACGGCGGAGGACGAGTGGCTGTGGTTCGACGTCACCGAGAGCGTGCAGCAGTGGCTCAGCGACTCCG AGCCCTTCGGCGTCTTCAAGCTGAGCGTCCACTGTCCCTGCGACGAGGGCCCCGAGGACATGCGCGTCACCTTCGAGG ggttcgACCGGCAGcggggggacctgcaggggctgtCCCGGCGCCGCGGCCGCGTCCCCCACGTCCTGGCCATGGCGCTGCCCCCCGAGCGCGCGAACCAGCTGCACAGCGACCGGCGGCGCCGCGCGCTCGACGCCGACTTCTGCTTCGG GTCCGACGAGCGCAGCTGCTGCGTGCGCCCCCTCTACATCGACTTCCGGCGGGACCTGCACTGGAAGTGGATCCACGAGCCCCACGGGTACATGGCCAACGTGTGCCTGGGGCCCTGCCCCTTCCTCTGGAGCGCGGACACCCAGCACAGCAag GTGCTGGCGCTGTACACGCAGCACAACCCGGGGGGGGCCGCCGCCCCCTGCTGCGTCCCCCAGGCCCTCGACCCCCTCCCCATCGTTTACTACGTGGGGCGGCGGGCACGCGTGGAGCAGCTGTCGGACATGGTGGTGCGGGCCTGCAAGTGCAGCTga